One window of Lemur catta isolate mLemCat1 chromosome 3, mLemCat1.pri, whole genome shotgun sequence genomic DNA carries:
- the MED18 gene encoding mediator of RNA polymerase II transcription subunit 18, producing MEAPPVTMMPVTGGTINMMEYLLQGSVLDHSLESLIHRLRGLCDNMEPETFLDHEMVFLLKGQQASPFVLRARRSMDRAGAPWHLRYLGQPEMGDKNRHALVRNCVDIATSENLTDFLMEMGFRMDHEFVAKGHLFRKGIMKIMVYKIFRILVPGNTDSTEALSLSYLVELSVVAPAGQDMVSDDMRNFAEQLKPLVHLEKIDPKRLM from the exons ATGGAGGCACCTCCAGTCACCATGATGCCCGTCACTGGGGGCACCATTAACATGATGGAGTACTTGTTGCAGG GAAGTGTTTTAGATCACAGTTTGGAAAGCCTTATCCACCGCCTTCGTGGTTTGTGTGACAACATGGAACCTGAGACTTTCCTTGACCATGAGATGGTGTTCCTCCTTAAGGGCCAGCAGGCCAGCCCATTTGTTCTGAGGGCTCGGCGCTCTATGGACAGGGCAGGGGCACCCTGGCATCTACGCTACCTAGGACAGCCAGAAATGGGAGACAAGAACCGCCATGCCCTAGTGAGAAACTGCGTGGACATTGCCACATCTGAGAACCTCACTGACTTCTTGATGGAAATGGGCTTCCGCATGGACCATGAGTTTGTTGCCAAGGGACACTTGTTTCGTAAGGGCATCATGAAGATTATGGTGTACAAGATTTTCCGCATCCTAGTCCCAGGGAACACAGATAGTACTGAGGCCTTGTCACTCTCCTATCTTGTAGAATTAAGTGTTGTTGCACCAGCTGGCCAGGACATGGTCTCTGATGACATGAGGAACTTTGCTGAGCAGCTGAAACCTCTAGTTCACTTAGAGAAAATAGACCCCAAGAGGCTCATGTGA